One stretch of Anguilla anguilla isolate fAngAng1 chromosome 5, fAngAng1.pri, whole genome shotgun sequence DNA includes these proteins:
- the LOC118228208 gene encoding uncharacterized protein LOC118228208, which translates to MLAVDDKRLFCERCQLYFSDSCPAHGPPHFIKDSAVLEGVGDRAVLSLPQCLVLVERSQDPMGAVGVFSQSHLSQGSIFGPYEGEGLLSRQACTKYSWAIKDKGFFFYVDGSDESKANWMRYVACASSETEQNLTVFQYHGRIYYRVSKETPAGVELRVWIGREYGTMLGLQLGDHVRFAFGEKEALMKTFQDVQMVSVGDGGEQPASPPLAIGAVYSEVKTEDRSPSGHGTPTVSSTNPPPPVPRPDSSLAPARPALKFNFVKGSESLVSLSRAQSRYWTFFGFEANCFGQFLDKTKIICKLCGGRLAYSGNTTNLRQHLIYKHRREFNQLMDSGVAGILPGPSPAAGVIPKLAPPPAPPAGLPAPRLHRGGEGSASVSSSVTNRVSPAPPAALPAATPPPVSAAQAAAAIADFLVQDLLPPETVEGKGFRLLLSTLLPSYKLPSAQALAQELLGGAYRQGRAKWAGLLREAVRGAGPAEKSPVITLSPDEASRDSDCSADLSPLAGPAPGPKEGGARSPVALSGEVWWHGWRGGASYVTLSAHFVDEDFRQHSLTLSSRRLGEASVEARVREMAREWGVATPSFILLGGEEGNASSLYPNFPTAARRGAPAPPEQSSSLAPEHAPRPPSPPRPASSSGPSAPLRPVPCWPPVSCVLGVLRDCMQRVLQLPDVQRALSRCQALLSRLLPFATTPDPALSDPGPAPSPAPPPGVVELLADPALKAVLRWWGRDGLSWSSLYSGVQTLSDSQQALARVQQKMSASSSDPAPQQPADADPAPQQPANADPAPQQHHADADPAPQQPAAGLPEPCDWSLLRELCGVLKPLDVACSTLAREQFPRLSLVKPVLTSLLSRHFAPCPADSPFRREAKRAVRDGLAERYSDPRLSPALSLACALDPRFRGLEFLEAGERAETLRWLKEEALELAQEAQPAERDGGHKRGSKRTRAGALTRSRKRAQGRAEPGAASRGRSGPEQKEPAATIILDNDEEEDEDDGVRERKMEAQSSGPAPREQGLSDMEFLLGGLCSARPQTPQRSRAQQLERELAIFWAEPAAELGEEPLQWWRERVGQLPLLARAARVYLAAPAIAGHAPRRLAQGMEEGGAMFHKRANIPPEFLDQLLFLHHNRLSVTANQNTTA; encoded by the exons ATGTTAGCTGTGGACGACAAACGCTTGT tctgtgaAAGGTGTCAGCTGTATTTCAGTGACTCCTGTCCTGCCCATGGCCCCCCCCACTTTATCAAAGACAGTGCGgttttggagggggtgggggacagggCGGTGCTGTCCCTGCCGCAGTGCCTGGTGCTGGTGGAGAGGTCCCAGGACCCCATGGGGGCGGTgggtgtgttctcacagtcccacCTGTCCCAGGGCTCGATTTTTGGACCCTATGAAGGAGAGGGGCTTCTGAGCCGCCAAGCCTGCACCAAGTACTCTTGGGCG ATTAAAGATAAGGGTTTCTTCTTCTACGTTGACGGGTCCGACGAATCAAAAGCCAACTGGATGAG GTACGTGGCGTGTGCGTCCAGCGAGACGGAGCAGAACCTGACCGTGTTCCAGTACCACGGGCGGATCTACTACCGCGTCTCCAAGGAGACGCCGGCGGGGGTGGAGCTGCGGGTGTGGATCGGCCGGGAGTACGGTACCATGCTGGGCCTTCAGCTGG GTGACCACGTGCGGTTTGCGTTTGGGGAGAAGGAGGCGCTGATGAAGACCTTTCAGGACGTGCAGATGGTCTCCGTGGGCGACGGGGGCGAGCAGCCGGCCAGCCCGCCCCTGGCCATCGGCGCGGTGTACAGCGAGGTGAAGACCGAGGACCGCTCACCCTCCGGCCACGGGACCCCCACCGTGTCCTCCACCAACCCGCCGCCCCCCGTGCCACGCCCAGACTCCTCCCtggcccccgcccgccccgccctcaAGTTCAACTTCGTGAAGGGGTCGGAGAGCCTGGTGAGCCTGAGCCGGGCCCAGAGCCGCTACTGGACCTTCTTCGGGTTCGAGGCCAACTGCTTCGGCCAGTTCCTGGACAAGACCAAGATCATCTGCAAGCTGTGCGGCGGGCGTCTGGCGTACAGCGGGAACACCACCAACCTGCGGCAGCACCTCATCTACAAGCACCGCCGCGAGTTCAACCAGCTGATGGACTCGGGCGTGGCCGGGATCctccccggcccctcccccgcagCAGGCGTCATCCCgaagctggccccgccccccgccccacccgccGGCCTGCCCGCTCCCAGACTGCACCGGGGCGGGGAGGGCAGCGCCAGCGTGAGCAGCAGCGTGACTAACAGGgtgtcccccgccccccccgctgcGCTGCCggcagccacgccccccccggTCTCAGCGGCgcaggccgccgccgccatcgcAGACTTCCTGGTGCAGGACCTGCTGCCCCCCGAAACGGTGGAGGGGAAGGGGTTCCGCCTGCTCCTCAGCACCCTGCTGCCCTCCTACAAGCTGCCCTCCGCCCAGGCCCTGGCACAGGAGCTGCTGGGCGGAGCTTACCGGCAGGGCAGGGcaaagtgggcggggctactgCGGGAGGccgtgaggggggcggggcccgcggAGAAGTCCCCAGTCATCACGCTCTCCCCGGATGAAGCGAGTCGGGACTCCGACTGCAGCGCTGACCTTTCACCCCTggcgggccccgcccccgggcccAAGGAGGGCGGGGCCCGGTCGCCCGTGGCGTTGAGCGGCGAGGTGTGGTGGCACggctggaggggcggggccagttaCGTCACGCTCTCCGCCCACTTCGTGGACGAGGACTTCAGGCAGCACAGCCTGACCCTGTCGTCACGGCGACTGGGGGAGGCAAGCGTAGAAGCCCGGGTTCGAGAGATGGCCCGGGAGTGGGGTGTTGCCACGCCCAGCTTCATTCTGctggggggcgaggaggggaaCGCCAGCTCTCTGTACCCAAACTTTCCCACCGCTGCACGAAGAGGCGCACCTGCCCCCCCAGAGCAGAGCTCCAGTCTGGCTCCCGAacacgccccccgcccccccagccccccccgccctgcttcCTCCTCAGGCCCGTCCGCCCCACTCCGCCCTGTCCCCTGCTGGCCGCCGGTCTCCTGCGTGCTGGGCGTCCTGAGGGACTGCATGCAGCGCGTTCTGCAGCTCCCCGACGTGCAGCGCGCCCTCAGCCGCTGTCAGGCCCTTCTCTCCCGGCTCCTCCCTTTCGCCACCAcgcctgaccccgccctctcggatcccggccccgccccctccccggccccgcccccaggcgTGGTGGAGCTGCTGGCGGACCCCGCCCTGAAGGCCGTGCTCAGGTGGTGGGGGCGGGATGGCCTGAGCTGGAGCTCGCTGTACTCGGGGGTGCAGACTCTGTCTGACTCCCAGCAGGCTCTCGCCCGCGTCCAGCAGAAAATGTCTGCCAGCAgcagtgaccccgccccccagcagcctgccgacgctgaccccgccccccagcagcctgccaacgctgaccccgccccccagcagcaT caTGCCGacgctgaccccgccccccagcagcctgctgctggcctcccggagCCCTGTGATTGGTCGTTGCTACGGGAACTGTGTGGCGTGCTGAAGCCGCTGGACGTGGCCTGCAGCACCCTGGCTCGGGAGCAGTTCCCCCGCCTGTCGCTGGTCAAACCGGTCCTGACCAGTCTGCTGTCCCGCCACTTTGCGCCCTGTCCCGCTGACTCCCCCTTCAGGCGGGAGGCCAAGCGGGCGGTACGGGACGGCCTGGCGGAGCGCTACAGCGACCCGCGGCTCAGCCCCGCCCTCAGCCTGGCCTGCGCGCTGGACCCCCGCTTCCGCGGCCTGGAGTTCCTGGAGGCGGGGGAGCGGGCGGAGACCCTGCgctggctgaaggaggaggcCCTGGAGCTGGCCCAGGAGGCCCAGCCGGCGGAGCGGGACGGGGGCCACAAGCGCGGGTCCAAACGCACCAGGGCCGGCGCTCTCACCAGGAGCAGGAAACGGGCGCAGGGAAGGGCAGAACCCGGggcagccagcagggggcgctccgGCCCGGAGCAGAAAGAGCCTGCAGCCACCATCATCCTGGACAAcgatgaggaggaagatgaagacGATGGTGTGAGGGAGCGTAAGATGGAGGCGCAGTCCTCCGGGCCGGCCCCCAGAGAGCAGGGGCTCTCGGACATGGAGTTCCTGCTGGGGGGGCTGTGCTCCGCCCGGCCCCAGACCCCCCAGCGGTCCCGGGCTCAGCAGCTCGAGCGGGAGCTGGCCATCTTCTGGGCGGAGCCTGCGGCGGAActgggggaggagcctctgcAGTGGTGGCGAGAGAGGGTGGGGCAGCTGCCCCTCCTGGCCCGGGCCGCCCGCGTTTACCTGGCTGCCCCCGCCATCGCAGGCCATGCCCCCCGCCGACTGGCACAGGgcatggaggagggaggggccatGTTCCACAAGAGAGCCAATATCCCCCCCGAGTTCCTGGACCAGTTGCTGTTCCTGCACCACAACCGCCTGAGCGTTACCGCTAACCAGAACACAACCGCCTGA
- the LOC118227912 gene encoding solute carrier family 43 member 3-like isoform X3, translated as MLGQRGGSGGRDWVTLVSGLVECLCFAGVVFGWASLVFILKAEGYFSDFCLNTTGANSSVLTDCSGQDEQFSLVFTVASFLNNFMTLANGFLFDRFGTMAARFLAISLHTTGTLMVAFSTAVISTLLFPALSFITIGGMLLLITNIQVGNLFGSHRSTVITLYNGAFDSSSAVFLIIKVLYERGISLRSCFLFMSACSVIHLLRTFLLLPKTHIPYPLPEDYTYGLSCGTSGSHSVEGAGRAGGADSKRSEPQSDSVPFQPEDKPPSQTSEEREPSFSSCVLSWFFLFHLVWLSLMQLRHYLFIGTLNPMLTRLADGDPSLVSRYTNAFAFAQLCGVLCAPWNGLILDRSKGKQRAPGETEKEADLRSSALSLFITSLLCLLFSICASISVLPLQYLTFALQVISRSFLYGGNAAFISIV; from the exons ATGCTGGGACAGCGGGGCGGGTCGGGAGGTCGTGACTGGGTGACGCTGGTGTCGGGGCTGGTGGAGTGCCTGTGTTTCGCTGGGGTGGTGTTCGGCTGGGCCTCCCTGGTGTTCATCCTGAAAGCGGAGGGCTACTTCAGCGACTTCTGCCTCAACACCACTGGAGCCAACAGCAGCGTTctcacag atTGCAGTGGTCAGGATGAGCAGTTCTCCCTGGTCTTCACCGTTGCCTCCTTCTTGAACAACTTCATGACGCTGGCCAATGGCTTCTTATTTGACCGCTTCGGCACCATGGCAGCCAGATTCTTGGCCAT ATCTCTCCATACCACTGGCACACTGATGGTTGCTTTTTCTACTGCAG tgataTCCACTTTGCTCTTCCCTGCTCTGTCCTTCATCACCATTGGAGGGATGTTACTGCTCATCACAAACATACAG GTGGGGAACCTGTTTGGCTCTCATCGCTCAACTGTCATCACCCTGTACAATGGAGCCTTTGACTCTTCCTCTGCGGTCTTCCTCATTATCAAG GTGCTGTATGAAAGAGGGATTTCTCTGCGCTCCTGCTTCCTCTTCATGTCGGCCTGCAGCGTCATCCACCTCCTCCGAACTTTCCTTCTCCTGCCCAAGACTCACATCCCCTATCCACTGCCTGAAGACTACACTTATGG GCTGAGCTGCGGCACATCCGGGAGCCACAGCGTGGAGGGGGCTGGGCGGGCGGGAGGAGCAGACAGCAAGCGGAGCGAGCCCCAGAGCGACAGTGTGCCCTTCCAGCCTGAAGACAAACCACCGTCCCAGACCTCAGAGGAGAGAG AGCCCAGTTTCAGCAGCTGTGTGCTGTCCTGGTTCTTCCTCTTCCACCTGGTCTGGCTCTCCCTCATGCAGCTCAGACACTACCTGTTCATTGGGACTCTGAACCCCATGCTGACCCGCCTGGCGGACGGGGACCCCTCCCTAG TGAGCAGGTACACCAATGCCTTTGCCTTTGCACAGCTGTGTGGGGTTCTCTGTGCACCGTGGAATGGACTCATCCTGGACAGAAGCAAAGGGAAGCAGCGAGCTCCAG gagagacagagaaggaggcTGACCTGcgctcctctgctctctccctctttatcaCCTCCCTCCTGTGCCTCCTCTTCTCCATCTGCGCCTCCATTTCAGTGCTCCCTCTGCAGTACCTCACCTTCGCCCTGCAGGTCATCAGTCGCTCCTTCCTGTACGGAGGCAATGCAGCCTTCATCAGCATTGTGtga
- the LOC118227912 gene encoding solute carrier family 43 member 3-like isoform X2, whose translation MLGQRGGSGGRDWVTLVSGLVECLCFAGVVFGWASLVFILKAEGYFSDFCLNTTGANSSVLTDCSGQDEQFSLVFTVASFLNNFMTLANGFLFDRFGTMAARFLAISLHTTGTLMVAFSTAVISTLLFPALSFITIGGMLLLITNIQVGNLFGSHRSTVITLYNGAFDSSSAVFLIIKVLYERGISLRSCFLFMSACSVIHLLRTFLLLPKTHIPYPLPEDYTYGLSCGTSGSHSVEGAGRAGGADSKRSEPQSDSVPFQPEDKPPSQTSEEREPSFSSCVLSWFFLFHLVWLSLMQLRHYLFIGTLNPMLTRLADGDPSLVSRYTNAFAFAQLCGVLCAPWNGLILDRSKGKQRAPVLPLQYLTFALQVISRSFLYGGNAAFISIVFPAHHFGKLYGLVMTLSAVVSLLQYPCFALVKGLFQGDPLYVNIGLTLLTLLTFAHSLYMHLHCRARAAQRRAVRGSSAGRPADELKLKGPEDSD comes from the exons ATGCTGGGACAGCGGGGCGGGTCGGGAGGTCGTGACTGGGTGACGCTGGTGTCGGGGCTGGTGGAGTGCCTGTGTTTCGCTGGGGTGGTGTTCGGCTGGGCCTCCCTGGTGTTCATCCTGAAAGCGGAGGGCTACTTCAGCGACTTCTGCCTCAACACCACTGGAGCCAACAGCAGCGTTctcacag atTGCAGTGGTCAGGATGAGCAGTTCTCCCTGGTCTTCACCGTTGCCTCCTTCTTGAACAACTTCATGACGCTGGCCAATGGCTTCTTATTTGACCGCTTCGGCACCATGGCAGCCAGATTCTTGGCCAT ATCTCTCCATACCACTGGCACACTGATGGTTGCTTTTTCTACTGCAG tgataTCCACTTTGCTCTTCCCTGCTCTGTCCTTCATCACCATTGGAGGGATGTTACTGCTCATCACAAACATACAG GTGGGGAACCTGTTTGGCTCTCATCGCTCAACTGTCATCACCCTGTACAATGGAGCCTTTGACTCTTCCTCTGCGGTCTTCCTCATTATCAAG GTGCTGTATGAAAGAGGGATTTCTCTGCGCTCCTGCTTCCTCTTCATGTCGGCCTGCAGCGTCATCCACCTCCTCCGAACTTTCCTTCTCCTGCCCAAGACTCACATCCCCTATCCACTGCCTGAAGACTACACTTATGG GCTGAGCTGCGGCACATCCGGGAGCCACAGCGTGGAGGGGGCTGGGCGGGCGGGAGGAGCAGACAGCAAGCGGAGCGAGCCCCAGAGCGACAGTGTGCCCTTCCAGCCTGAAGACAAACCACCGTCCCAGACCTCAGAGGAGAGAG AGCCCAGTTTCAGCAGCTGTGTGCTGTCCTGGTTCTTCCTCTTCCACCTGGTCTGGCTCTCCCTCATGCAGCTCAGACACTACCTGTTCATTGGGACTCTGAACCCCATGCTGACCCGCCTGGCGGACGGGGACCCCTCCCTAG TGAGCAGGTACACCAATGCCTTTGCCTTTGCACAGCTGTGTGGGGTTCTCTGTGCACCGTGGAATGGACTCATCCTGGACAGAAGCAAAGGGAAGCAGCGAGCTCCAG TGCTCCCTCTGCAGTACCTCACCTTCGCCCTGCAGGTCATCAGTCGCTCCTTCCTGTACGGAGGCAATGCAGCCTTCATCAGCATTGT GTTCCCTGCTCACCACTTTGGGAAGCTGTACGGTCTGGTCATGACCCTGTCAGCTGTGGTGTCCCTGCTCCAGTACCCCTGTTTCGCCCTGGTCAAGGGGCTCTTCCAGGGGGATCCCCTTTAT gtgaaCATCGGCCTGACTCTTCTCACCCTGCTGACCTTTGCTCATTCCCTGTACATGCACCTGCACTGCCGAGCTCGAGCCGCACAGAGAAGGGCTGTGCGGGGCAGCAGCGCCGGCCGTCCTGCGGACGAGCTCAAACTAAAGGGGCCGGAGGACTCAGACTAG
- the LOC118227912 gene encoding solute carrier family 43 member 3-like isoform X1, whose protein sequence is MLGQRGGSGGRDWVTLVSGLVECLCFAGVVFGWASLVFILKAEGYFSDFCLNTTGANSSVLTDCSGQDEQFSLVFTVASFLNNFMTLANGFLFDRFGTMAARFLAISLHTTGTLMVAFSTAVISTLLFPALSFITIGGMLLLITNIQVGNLFGSHRSTVITLYNGAFDSSSAVFLIIKVLYERGISLRSCFLFMSACSVIHLLRTFLLLPKTHIPYPLPEDYTYGLSCGTSGSHSVEGAGRAGGADSKRSEPQSDSVPFQPEDKPPSQTSEEREPSFSSCVLSWFFLFHLVWLSLMQLRHYLFIGTLNPMLTRLADGDPSLVSRYTNAFAFAQLCGVLCAPWNGLILDRSKGKQRAPGETEKEADLRSSALSLFITSLLCLLFSICASISVLPLQYLTFALQVISRSFLYGGNAAFISIVFPAHHFGKLYGLVMTLSAVVSLLQYPCFALVKGLFQGDPLYVNIGLTLLTLLTFAHSLYMHLHCRARAAQRRAVRGSSAGRPADELKLKGPEDSD, encoded by the exons ATGCTGGGACAGCGGGGCGGGTCGGGAGGTCGTGACTGGGTGACGCTGGTGTCGGGGCTGGTGGAGTGCCTGTGTTTCGCTGGGGTGGTGTTCGGCTGGGCCTCCCTGGTGTTCATCCTGAAAGCGGAGGGCTACTTCAGCGACTTCTGCCTCAACACCACTGGAGCCAACAGCAGCGTTctcacag atTGCAGTGGTCAGGATGAGCAGTTCTCCCTGGTCTTCACCGTTGCCTCCTTCTTGAACAACTTCATGACGCTGGCCAATGGCTTCTTATTTGACCGCTTCGGCACCATGGCAGCCAGATTCTTGGCCAT ATCTCTCCATACCACTGGCACACTGATGGTTGCTTTTTCTACTGCAG tgataTCCACTTTGCTCTTCCCTGCTCTGTCCTTCATCACCATTGGAGGGATGTTACTGCTCATCACAAACATACAG GTGGGGAACCTGTTTGGCTCTCATCGCTCAACTGTCATCACCCTGTACAATGGAGCCTTTGACTCTTCCTCTGCGGTCTTCCTCATTATCAAG GTGCTGTATGAAAGAGGGATTTCTCTGCGCTCCTGCTTCCTCTTCATGTCGGCCTGCAGCGTCATCCACCTCCTCCGAACTTTCCTTCTCCTGCCCAAGACTCACATCCCCTATCCACTGCCTGAAGACTACACTTATGG GCTGAGCTGCGGCACATCCGGGAGCCACAGCGTGGAGGGGGCTGGGCGGGCGGGAGGAGCAGACAGCAAGCGGAGCGAGCCCCAGAGCGACAGTGTGCCCTTCCAGCCTGAAGACAAACCACCGTCCCAGACCTCAGAGGAGAGAG AGCCCAGTTTCAGCAGCTGTGTGCTGTCCTGGTTCTTCCTCTTCCACCTGGTCTGGCTCTCCCTCATGCAGCTCAGACACTACCTGTTCATTGGGACTCTGAACCCCATGCTGACCCGCCTGGCGGACGGGGACCCCTCCCTAG TGAGCAGGTACACCAATGCCTTTGCCTTTGCACAGCTGTGTGGGGTTCTCTGTGCACCGTGGAATGGACTCATCCTGGACAGAAGCAAAGGGAAGCAGCGAGCTCCAG gagagacagagaaggaggcTGACCTGcgctcctctgctctctccctctttatcaCCTCCCTCCTGTGCCTCCTCTTCTCCATCTGCGCCTCCATTTCAGTGCTCCCTCTGCAGTACCTCACCTTCGCCCTGCAGGTCATCAGTCGCTCCTTCCTGTACGGAGGCAATGCAGCCTTCATCAGCATTGT GTTCCCTGCTCACCACTTTGGGAAGCTGTACGGTCTGGTCATGACCCTGTCAGCTGTGGTGTCCCTGCTCCAGTACCCCTGTTTCGCCCTGGTCAAGGGGCTCTTCCAGGGGGATCCCCTTTAT gtgaaCATCGGCCTGACTCTTCTCACCCTGCTGACCTTTGCTCATTCCCTGTACATGCACCTGCACTGCCGAGCTCGAGCCGCACAGAGAAGGGCTGTGCGGGGCAGCAGCGCCGGCCGTCCTGCGGACGAGCTCAAACTAAAGGGGCCGGAGGACTCAGACTAG
- the LOC118227216 gene encoding zinc finger protein 316-like: protein MSNSAVFQTQLASVIDTMAKTAITQIVKLVDDYSAILRWEMYRSQSENEGLRKKLEAMENESLMTRGESTAGALDDTANDRSAGTPISDTSRGPGARKVAEFDGGNALFPGEGFANQVCDGRGDGERPYGGETAVHNAFLKDEPAVLSANEPELLIIKQEGPEEEFRSSDAGGQREAGQDRTWEEQGTLQCPTLPVSRKQAPEQHCEEEWVGHYPPGEGAEELPHAHRTGPCGDQISGFQSARRKPEIHGVQNPRVYGGCEQNGGSLASLHSEFRMYDRAGAHSSDTEADDLAFCYTMHQQGALQAYGPTGEQPALNKGTAESNPESNPGTPGRTPRAEKQLSCMYCGKSFPYLSYLKRHLQNHTGERPHRCTQCGRCFIRRSHLVRHQQVHTGVKPFDCALCGRRFARLSHLDRHLSTHV from the exons ATGTCTAATTCTGCGGTTTTTCAAACACAGTTAGCTTCCGTTATTGATACGATGGCAAAAACTGCCATTACACAGATTGTCAAACTAGTAGACGACTACTCTGCTATTTTACGGTGGGAAATGTACCGAAGCCAGAGTGAAAACGAAGGACTGAGGAAAAAATTAGAAGCAATGGAGAATGAGAGCCTGATGACCCGCGGAGAGAGTACAGCCGGAGCTCTAGATGATACTGCGAACGACCGCTCTGCCGGAACTCCAATTAGCGATACATCCCGTGGGCCAGGCGCGAGAAAGGTCGCAGAGTTTG ACGGTGGGAACGCCCTCTTTCCGGGTGAAGGCTTTGCGAATCAGGTTTGCGATGGGAGGGGAGATGGGGAGCGACCGTACGGAGGAGAAACTGCGGTGCACAATGCTTTCCTGAAGGATGAG CCTGCAGTGTTGTCGGCCAATGAGCCGGAGTTGCTTATTATCAAGCAGGAAGGACCTGAGGAAGAATTCAGGAGCAGCGATGCAGGAGGACAGCGGGAGGCTGGCCAGGACAGGACGTGGGAAGAACAGG GAACCTTGCAGTGCCCCACCCTCCCTGTTTCCAGGAAACAGGCTCCTGAGCAGCACTGTGAGGAGGAGTGGGTGGGGCATTACCCACCAGGAGAGGGCGCCGAGGAGctgccacacgcacacaggacCGGACCCTGCGGGGACCAGATCAGCGGCTTTCAGTCCGCGAGGCGCAAGCCCGAAATACATGGGGTGCAGAACCCCAGGGTATATGGGGGCTGTGAGCAGAACGGGGGGAGTCTGGCCAGCCTGCACTCTGAGTTCAGAATGTATGACAGGGCCGGTGCACACAGTAGTGACACAGAGGCGGATGATCTGGCATTCTGTTACACTAtgcaccagcagggggcactgcaGGCATACGGACCCACAGGAGAGCAGCCCGCTCTGAACAAGGGCACAGCGGAGTCAAACCCGGAGTCGAACCCGGGCACCCCAGGGAGGACCCCGAGGGCAGAGAAACAGCTCAGTTGCATGTACTGCGGGAAGTCTTTCCCATATTTAAGCTACCTCAAAAGACACCTGCAAAATCACACGGGAGAGAGACCCCACAGGTGCACCCAGTGTGGCAGGTGTTTCATTCGCCGCAGCCACCTGGTCCGACACCAGCAGGTGCACACTGGAGTGAAGCCGTTTGACTGTGCACTCTGTGGAAGGAGATTCGCTCGTTTGAGTCACCTAGACAGACACCTGAGTACTCACGTTTGA